Proteins encoded by one window of Canis aureus isolate CA01 chromosome 13, VMU_Caureus_v.1.0, whole genome shotgun sequence:
- the THRAP3 gene encoding thyroid hormone receptor-associated protein 3: MSKTNKSKSGSRSSRSRSASRSRSRSFSKSRSRSRSVSRSRKRRLSSRSRSRSYSPAHNRERNHPRVYQNRDFRGHNRGYRRPYYFRGRNRGFYPWGQYNRGGYGNYRSNWQNYRQAYSPRRGRSRSRSPKRRSPSPRSRSHSRNSDKSSSDRSRRSSSSRSSSNHSRVESSKRKSAKEKKSSSKDSRPSQAAGDNQGDEAKEQTFSGGTSQDTKASDSSKPWPDATTYSAGSASRASAVSELSPRERSPALKSPLQSVVVRRRSPRPSPVPKPSPPLSNTSQMGSTLQSGAGYQAGTHQSPFDHGSGSLSPSKKSPVGKSPPATGSTYGSSQKEESTAPGGAAYTKRYLEEQKTENGKDKEQKQTNTDKEKMKEKGSFSDTGLGDTKMKSDPFAPKTDTEKSFRGSQSPKRYKLRDDFEKKMADFHKDDMDDQDKDKAKGRKESEFDDEPKFMSKVIAGANKNQEEEKSGKWEGLVYAPPGKEKQRKTEELEEESFSERSKKEDRGGPKRTESGHRGFVPEKNFRVTAYKAVQEKSSSPPLRKTSESREKLGAKGDFSTGKSSFSITREAQVNVRMDSFDEDLARPSGLLAQERKLCRDLVHSNKKEQEFRSIFQHIQSAQSQRSPSELFAQHIVTIVHHVKEHHFGSSGMTLHERFTKYLKRGTEQEAAKNKKSPEIHRRIDISPSTFRKHGLAHDEMKSPREPGYKAEGKYKDDPVDLRLDIERRKKHKERDLKRGKSRESVDSRDSSHSRERSAEKTEKTHKGSKKQKKHRRARDRSRSSSSSSQSSHSYKAEEYTEETEEREESSTGFDKSRLGTKDFVGPNERGGRARGTFQFRARGRGWGRGTYSGNNNNNSNNDFQKRNREEEWDPEYTPKSKKYYLHDDREGEGSEKWVSRGRGRGAFPRGRGRFMFRKSSTSPKWAHDKFSGEEGEIEDDESGTENREEKDNLQPATE, encoded by the exons atgtcaaaaacaaacaaatccaagtCTGGATCTCGATCTTCTCGCTCAAGATCTGCATCAAGGTCTCGTTCTCGTTCATTTTCGAAGTCTCGGTCCCGAAGTCGATCTGTCTCTCGTTCAAGGAAGCGCAGGCTGAG TTCTAGGTCTCGTTCCAGATCATATTCTCCAGCTCAtaacagagagagaaatcacCCAAGAGTATATCAGAATCGGGATTTCCGAGGTCACAACAGAGGCTACAGAAGGCCCTATTATTTCCGTGGGCGCAACAGAGGCTTTTATCCGTGGGGCCAGTATAACCGAGGTGGCTATGGAAACTACCGTTCAAATTGGCAGAATTACCGGCAAGCATACAGTCCTCGTCGGGGCCGTTCCCGATCCCGGTCCCCAAAGAGAAGGTCCCCTTCACCAAGGTCCAGGAGCCATTCTAGAAACTCCGATAAGTCTTCCTCTGACAGGTCAAGGCGCTCCTCATCCTCTCGTTCTTCCTCCAACCACAGCCGAGTGGAATCTTCTAAGCGCAAGTCTGCAAAGGAGAAAAAGTCCTCTTCCAAGGATAGCCGGCCATCTCAGGCTGCCGGGGATAACCAAGGTGATGAGGCCAAGGAGCAGACGTTCTCTGGAGGCACCTCTCAAGATACAAAAGCATCTGACAGCTCGAAACCATGGCCAGATGCCACCACTTACAGTGCTGGTTCTGCATCACGGGCCTCTGCAGTTTCTGAGTTGAGTCCCCGGGAGCGAAGCCCTGCTCTCAAAAGCCCACTCCAGTCTGTGGTGGTGAGGCGGCGCTCACCCCGTCCTAGCCCTGTGCCAAAACCTAGCCCGCCACTTTCCAACACATCCCAGATGGGCTCAACTCTGCAGAGTGGTGCTGGGTACCAGGCTGGAACACACCAAAGTCCATTCGATCATGGCTCTGGGTCCTTGAGTCCATCCAAAAAGAGCCCTGTGGGTAAGAGTCCACCGGCCACTGGCTCCACGTATGGCTCGTCTCAGAAGGAGGAGTCTACTGCTCCAGGAGGAGCAGCCTATACAAAAAG GTACCTAGAAGAACAGAAGACAGAGAATGGAAAAGATAAGGAGCAGAAACAAACCAATACcgataaagagaaaatgaaagagaaagggagcTTCTCTGATACAGGCTTGGGTGATACAAAAATGAAATCTGATCCATTTGCTCCCAAAACTGATACCGAGAAGTCTTTTCGGGGTAGCCAGTCTCCCAAAAGGTATAAGCTTCGagatgactttgagaagaagATGGCCGACTTCCATAAGGACGACATGGATGATCAAGATAAGGACAAAgctaagggaaggaaggaatcGGAGTTTGATGATGAACCCAAATTTATGTCGAAAGTCATAGCAGGTGCAAACAAAaaccaggaggaggagaagtCAGGCAAATGGGAGGGCCTGGTGTATGCGCCACCagggaaggaaaagcagaggaaaacagaggagctggaggaggaatCTTTCTCTGAGAGATCCAAAAAGGAGGATCGGGGAGGGCCCAAGAGAACCGAAAGTGGGCACAGAGGGTTCGTGCCTGAAAAGAATTTCCGAGTGACCGCTTACAAAGCAGTCCAGGAGAAAAGCTCGTCACCTCCCCTGAGAAAGACCTCTGAAAGCCGAGAGAAGCTAGGAGCCAAGGGAGACTTTTCCACAGGGAAGTCTTCCTTTTCCATTACTCGAGAGGCCCAGGTCAATGTCCGGATGGACTCTTTTGATGAGGACCTTGCAAG ACCAAGTGGCTTATTGGCTCAGGAACGCAAGCTTTGTCGAGACCTAGTCCATAGCAACAAAAAGGAACAGGAATTTCGTTCCATTTTCCAGCACATACAGTCAGCTCAGTCTCAGCGGAGCCCCTCTGAACTGTTTGCCCAGCATATAGTGACCATTGTTCACCACGTAAAAG AGCATCACTTTGGGTCCTCAGGAATGACATTGCATGAGCGCTTTACTAAATACCTAAAGAGAGGAACTGAGCAGGAGGCagctaaaaacaagaaaagcccAGAGATACACAG GAGGATAGACATTTCTCCCAGTACATTCAGAAAACATGGTTTGGCTCATGATGAAATGAAAAGTCCACGGGAACCTGGCTACAAG GCTGAGGGAAAATACAAAGATGATCCTGTTGATCTCCGCCTTGATATTGAACGTCGTAAAAAACATAAGGAGAGAGATCTTAAACGAGGTAAATCAAGAGAATCAGTGGATTCCCGAGACTCAAGCCACTCAAGGGAAAGATCagctgagaaaacagagaaaactcACAAAGGATCAAAGAAGCAGAA GAAGCACCGGAGGGCACGAGACCGGTCCAgatcatcctcctcttcctcccagtcGTCCCACTCCTACAAAGCGGAAGAGTACACTGAAGAGacggaggagagggaagagagcagCACAGGCTTTGACAAGTCAAGACTAGGGACCAAGGACTTCGTGGGTCCAAATGAAAGAGGCGGCAGGGCTCGAGGGACCTTT CAATTTCgagccagagggagaggctggggcaGAGGCACCTACTctggtaacaacaacaacaacagcaacaacgaTTTTCAAAAGAGAAACCGGGAGGAGGAGTGGGACCCTGAGTACACACCCAAGAGCAAGAAGTATTACCTG catGATGACCGCGAAGGTGAAGGCAGCGAGAAGTGGGtgagccggggccggggccgaggAGCCTTCCCCCGGGGTCGCGGCCGGTTCATGTTCCGGAAGTCCAGCACCAGCCCCAAATGGGCCCACGACAAGTttagtggggaggaaggggagattGAAGACGACGAGAGTGGGACAGAGAACCGAGAAGAGAAGGACAATTTACAGCCCGCAACTGAGTAG